In Halopseudomonas xinjiangensis, a single genomic region encodes these proteins:
- a CDS encoding cell wall hydrolase, giving the protein MRLRWIATSLLALTLTNPTFAAEQQRQADKAIEKAETLEQKAVEQGSPPNASRSETITKTEVQAVDPAGEAPLDDAITCLARTIYWEAKGQAVDQMEAVANVVMNRLQTDDFPRSVCEVVKQGSETGSCQFSWWCDGRPDSVQEEVPYTQAKEVARRALNGQLKDHTDGALFFHDRNVSPSWAKTFKRTHRAGDFLFYKPRE; this is encoded by the coding sequence ATGCGTTTGAGATGGATCGCTACCAGCTTGTTGGCGCTGACACTGACCAATCCGACGTTCGCAGCCGAGCAGCAACGGCAAGCCGACAAGGCGATTGAAAAGGCCGAAACGCTCGAACAGAAGGCGGTCGAGCAAGGCAGCCCGCCCAATGCTTCGCGCTCCGAGACGATCACCAAGACCGAGGTGCAGGCAGTCGACCCTGCCGGCGAAGCACCTCTCGACGACGCCATAACCTGCCTGGCGCGTACCATCTACTGGGAAGCCAAGGGCCAGGCAGTAGATCAGATGGAGGCAGTCGCAAACGTGGTGATGAACCGCCTGCAGACCGACGATTTCCCACGCAGCGTGTGCGAGGTGGTAAAGCAGGGTTCGGAAACCGGCAGCTGCCAGTTTTCATGGTGGTGCGACGGCAGGCCCGATTCCGTCCAGGAAGAAGTGCCTTATACCCAGGCCAAGGAGGTCGCTCGCCGAGCACTGAATGGTCAATTGAAGGACCATACCGACGGGGCGCTGTTTTTCCATGACCGCAACGTCTCCCCATCCTGGGCCAAGACCTTCAAACGCACCCATCGCGCCGGGGACTTCCTGTTTTACAAGCCACGTGAGTGA